CCTTACTGTATCTAGTTCGGGTATCTTACAAGGAATGGGCTTTAACCGCTTACCTGTACGCCATCTGATGATCGGGGCAGTAGTAAAGGTAATAGGAAATATTATCCTGGTTCCGCTATATGGTTTAAAAGGGGGCGCCATTTCCCTCGTCATCGCGTATATCGTCGTCTGTGTCCTTAATGTATGGATGGTGACACGCAAAGCCAATATCTCGTTCCCGTTTGCCATGGCCTTAAAACCTCTTCTCTCTGCACTCTTGATGGGGGTTACCTTGTATCTGATCCTCGGTGGGATAGAATGGCTATTCGCAGTCGAAACCTTCGCTCGTATTAGTTATATGTGGATTAGTATCAGCTTGACGATTATCGGAATAGGAATCTATCTTATCGCGCTACTCCTATCCGGAGCGATGGGTGAACGCGAACTATTGATGCTACCTAAAGGCGCAAAGCTAGTAAAGTTGTTTACACGCTTACATTTACTACGTACCTAAAAGTGATAAAGCTCCTTTTTATGCTAAGATAGCTCTTAATGGATAGACTGCAGCAAAACAGCCTGACACTGTATGGACAGTGTCAGGCTGTTGCATTTATTTATAATCCCTTAGCACGTTACTTTCATTTATAGCGATTCTGGAGTTCATGCTACTATGTTTTGAAGACCTCATCATAATAGATACGCCTACCTATTTGCTCAATATTCCTTCCCACTTCACACCTTACAATCCCGTCTCCCCTCCTCCCATACCACGTGGCCCTCTCGGCCCTCTTGGACCGCGTCTCCCTCTCGGGCCTCTAGGTCCTTGCGCCCCCGTTGGTCCTGTTACTCCCGTTGCACCCGTGGGTCCCGTCGCCCCAACCCCTGTTAACGGAGAAAGTTTTACAACGTAAGTACTGCTTAAATTATCTGCTGCAGAAGGATTCATGGTTTGAAAAGCTCCAGGAAGAGTAGGAAATCCATTTGTTGCAAACCCGTTTACATAAACATCATTCTGGCTGCTTTGATCCACCGAAACCCCACTTCCGCCAGACTCCCCTCCACCTAGATAGGTGGAATATTGAATCCCCCGTCCCGAGGAGCTAAGTTGCGTCACAAAGGCATTACCCGATAGGGAGCCAAGATTGGCTTGATAGGCATCCGAAGTTAGTGGAAAGTTCGTCGATCTTGTATTTCCTGTAACCCAGACATTGAAGAAGGAGTCCAAAGAAATAGAGGAGCCTATATCAAGCCCAGCTCCTCCAAGGTAAGTAGAAAAGAGGAGCGCAGAGCCCGTTGCATTAAACTTAGTCACAAAGGCATCCCTTGATCCCCCTCCGTATAACGTTTGAAAGGCCGTACTGGTAACGGGAAAATTGGTCATTGAATTTGTTTGCCCTATAACGTAAGCAAGTCCAAAGGAATCGACCGCAATATCTAAGCCACTCTCAATACTCCCGTTTCCACCTAGATAGGTGGAATAGACAAGAGAAGATCCCATCGCGTTTAACTTGCTAACAAACGCACTATCTGTTCCCCGTAGCACCGTTTGAAACGCTCCCGTTGTCGTCGGAAAATCAGTAGATTCTGTAGTCCCGGTAATATAGGCATTATTACCATCATCTAGCGCAATTCCAAATCCAGCATCAGGAGCACTGCCACCTACAAATGTAGAATAGACGAGTGCTGAGCCGGGTGGATTCAGTTTAGTCACAAAGGCGTCACGATCCCCACCAAACATGGTTTGAAACGATCCAGTCGTTACAGGGAAGTCACTTGAACTTGTTGCGCCCACAATGTAAGCATTGTTATCAGTATTCACAGTAATGGCAAACCCTGAATCTGAAGAGGAGCCTCCCAAAAAGGTAGAATAAACCAAACTCGAACCTGTAGGATTTAATTTCGTAACAAATGCATCTGCGGTGCCAGCATTCAAGGTTTGGAAGGCTCCTGAAGTAACAGGGAAATTGGATGAGGTTGTAAACCCCGTTACATACGCATTATTAAACGCATCAACAGCTATCCCATCCCCCTGATTATTTTCAGTACCACCGAGATAAGTGGAATAAATAAGTGAGCTTCCCGTTGCATTTAATTTGGTCACAAATACATTGAATAAGTCTCCTGCAAGCATGGTTTGAAAAGCTCCACTGGTTACGGGAAAGTCAGATGATCTAGTAGATCCCACAGTATACGCATTCCCAGAAGTATCGATAGCTAGGTCTAGAGCAAAATCTGTATTTGTGCCCCCGATGTAGGTGGAATAAATAACATTGGGATCAATGATCAAAGGCGCTTGCTTATTGTAATCATCTTCAAGATGAAAGCCAAAGCTGCTATCCGATCGCAAAGAGAAGACAGTTTCAATTAAGGCGCATCCTTTCTCTTGAAAGCTGACCGGCTTTTCTTCTCGGAGTATTCCTTTATCAGTGTAAACGAACAAATCACCACACTCGCTTACTATTGTCTCATCTGCCCCCTCATATTTCAGTCGAACATCCTTAAGATTCCCATTTGGATGAACCACCACATCATATTTTAGACGCCGTTCATCTCCAGAGAAAATCACATCAATCCCTTGCCAAACCTCCTTGTAGACAACCCGCACAGATTCCAGTCCCTCTTCCTTCACATCTCTTACGATAACACCCTGACGTGCACGTAAAAAACGCAACATTAACTCATCAGATTCACCCAGCGTCAACCGTACTCCCTCTGGTAAAAACGTAAACTGTATCCCTTGACTTTCCATAACGTAGACCTCTTGTGTACTTCCACTCCCGTTACACTGTTTAAACAACAGCGATTTTGATCCCACCCTTTTCACACCCTTCATGTAGCACCCTCCATCGAACCAAGTTAATCTAACTTATGATTCGATCCTCTTGTCTCATGTAAAATCATCCTATTACTAACCCCTCATTTGCTTCGTGTCTCCAGACGCGCAAAACGAAAAGAAAGTATCAAATTATTGCAGCCCACTTGTTTCCTAAGTTTAAATATAATTCAGTTTTTTCTTTTAAAAAGGGGCTCCCATCTAATCAAGTCTCCATCATCTAAATAAATAGATAACCTTTCATCAATATTAGTATTCTCGACTCTCTTTATCCCTTTATACTGGATCTTCGAATTCCCTAGTAATAAGGACTCAAATGTTTTTGTCAAAACATCACCGGTTGCGTGTGAATTCAAAACACATCTCATAAATAGCTTTCTTAACTGATGAAGAAGTGAAATCAATTAATGCCCCACTATTTAACAACCACATCCGCTCTAAATCTATATATTCAAATGAACCTATCTCATCTAATTCCATAGAGAAGTCATAGCCTAGTAAAGACCAAATTTTGTCCATTTCCTCATATTCTAAGATAATAGTCATATCTGACTCCCATCGTACGTTCCCCTTTGTAGCAGGAACCCATATAAAACGATCATTTAACTGTTTTACAATAACGCTCATATGTCTCTTATAGGGTAAATACGAATTTATCTTAATTTCCAATCGATCATTTTCGGATGTCAACAAATCATCTATATAGCCGTCATATAATAATACTTTTCCGAAATATAATCTACACATATTATTTCCAGGATCAGATATGAAATTTACAGTCTCTAACTTCAACATCTACATCACCTCGGTATCTTAGGGTGGGATCAACAATTTAATCATTCCTACCAGTAAAAACGCTACATCTCTACCTTGTCAAAGCCTGGCGTCCTACATACTTGTCGTTGTGGGAATTAGATTATCTACTTCAGTGAAGACTCTTAGTTAGTCTTCATCATCGTCATATAAGCTATGCGATCCCCTTCTCTTCATCCTGAGCTCTATCCCGCCTTTAGCGTTGGTGCTTAGTAAGAAGTCCTCATTGTTCATAACAAGTCATGAAAGACGTTACCCCCATACTGCGTAGGTTTAGGTGTGATCTTGCTGTCCAAACCACACATAGCTCTCCGGCGGATGAACTCCTAATTGTTTCTCTATTTGTATGACTCTATCTCCCTCGACCCCTCCAGCAAAATCCTCCTCTCCCTCGCTTGATCAATGAAGTTTAAAATCATCCGTTTTTTATCATCATAAGTTTTCATGGATTTGTCCCTTCATTCTTCACTGTGGATTCTCTCTCGAGGATCAATCTTTTTACTATTCGTAGATTCAGATAATTTTTCACTATTCATCCAAACTCCCTCTGTTTATATTCCACTCATGCAAAATGAACCATTTCATCAGGAAAGTTACTACCATCTTTCATTTCTCTAAGTTCTCTCGCTAAACGCTGTCCCGCCCTTCTATAATAAAAATGATCTTCTTCATTTTTTTCAGATACAGGATTTAGTTGATATAGCAAGCGGCTTTTTTTATTATATTCTAATCGGCCCTGCACTCGATCAAACGGTCCATACCTATAGATTACCACTTCTTCATCTTCTTTCTCTTTTACAAGAGCTACTGAAATAGCCATGTCTCTCCCCCAATTTTTAATCGAATGAATTCTAGTCACACCCAGATCTCACTACTGCATCGTGTGCATCTTCATAAGATGTTTTAAACAGACTTTCAAATCTCGATTCAAAATACTATACTCATGGTTTAATAGGTTATTACCTCTCGGTCATGAGAGGATGGCTTTTGATCCAACAATAGGTAGTACGGTACTTCTTGGCACGTCGAGAGTCTCACACACTGTTTGTACAGCATGTTGCTTCTTAATTTCTTGAATAACCGTTAAAATATCGTTCTGGTCTACTTTTTTGCGATTATGGCCATAGCCTTTTTTAGGATTTCGTTATCTTCCGTTAGCCTCAACATTTCCTTCCATCTGCTGGTAGTCTACGGGTGTCATTTTCTCCTTCCTGCTCATTCCATAGGAGTAAATGCTTTGATTCAATGGTAAATGGTCACTTCCGATAGTCCATATTCGCTACTTCATTTTCGAACCGATTGGCCCGTGACCCAAGAGCATCTATATCCAATCTATAGGCTCAGATCCAATGCTCATCTCTTCAATACCAGGCGTACTTCCTACTTATTTTCACCCTTCTAAATAGGGTTTCGTAAAATCAAACGAGTTTCTTTATAGAAATCAATATCACCCGATCTCGTGAATTTTGCACCAATTGGCTACACTTTGTCCACTCTCTTTAAAAGAAGCAACGCGGGTTTATCCGTCAATTGATCTCATTTTCATATTCTATATCTTCGAGAATACTTTCAAATGATACAATCAAGAAATCTAAGAAATCATCAAATCCATCATGACTTCCTTCTATCCCGTCCCAAAAAACAACTGGACATTCCCCATTCTTCATTTTGCTTGTGTCTAAACATACCCTAGATTCATCTAGACTTTGTATCACTACATAGTGTTTAGGAAGTCCACTTTTCCTTACACGTTCAGTCTCACGCACACACGTAGAAACTTCGTAGTATGGATCTATTCCTAAAATGTCTATACCACCTATTCCTCCTGACCCAAACTTACGAACATACCACTTGTAACCCTCAGATAAACTTACATCCAATTGTTTTTCTATAAATAAAATCCATTTCCCCCCAACTTCTCCTCCAAAATCACAATCCCCTTTTGCACGACTAATTAACCTCAAAACTTTACCTTTTTTTCCTTCGAGTAGTTCCATGAAAATGCCTCCATTTCTACTTCCCTTGCCCTTGCTTCATCGGGTTGAAACCATCGCAATGGTGGTACTTCGTTGGACACATGTTTCACTCCATATCCCTCCATTGAACGTGCCTATGTTATTTTATCCTATGGCGCCAGACAATTTTTGTGCGGATAAACGAAAGTGGACTGTCTTCGATAACTAAGATCGTTCCCATATAATAAACCCTACAGAGAGGATAGGAAGACAAGTAAACTTAATGAGGTGGGGGAGAAGCATTTTCATCCCAAAGAGAACGGGTTTTCTACAAATTCATAGAGCAACCCCCTCCGACTACATACCAAGGGACAGTTG
This sequence is a window from Mechercharimyces sp. CAU 1602. Protein-coding genes within it:
- a CDS encoding SBBP repeat-containing protein, which produces MKGVKRVGSKSLLFKQCNGSGSTQEVYVMESQGIQFTFLPEGVRLTLGESDELMLRFLRARQGVIVRDVKEEGLESVRVVYKEVWQGIDVIFSGDERRLKYDVVVHPNGNLKDVRLKYEGADETIVSECGDLFVYTDKGILREEKPVSFQEKGCALIETVFSLRSDSSFGFHLEDDYNKQAPLIIDPNVIYSTYIGGTNTDFALDLAIDTSGNAYTVGSTRSSDFPVTSGAFQTMLAGDLFNVFVTKLNATGSSLIYSTYLGGTENNQGDGIAVDAFNNAYVTGFTTSSNFPVTSGAFQTLNAGTADAFVTKLNPTGSSLVYSTFLGGSSSDSGFAITVNTDNNAYIVGATSSSDFPVTTGSFQTMFGGDRDAFVTKLNPPGSALVYSTFVGGSAPDAGFGIALDDGNNAYITGTTESTDFPTTTGAFQTVLRGTDSAFVSKLNAMGSSLVYSTYLGGNGSIESGLDIAVDSFGLAYVIGQTNSMTNFPVTSTAFQTLYGGGSRDAFVTKFNATGSALLFSTYLGGAGLDIGSSISLDSFFNVWVTGNTRSTNFPLTSDAYQANLGSLSGNAFVTQLSSSGRGIQYSTYLGGGESGGSGVSVDQSSQNDVYVNGFATNGFPTLPGAFQTMNPSAADNLSSTYVVKLSPLTGVGATGPTGATGVTGPTGAQGPRGPRGRRGPRGPRGPRGMGGGETGL
- a CDS encoding SMI1/KNR4 family protein, with product MELLEGKKGKVLRLISRAKGDCDFGGEVGGKWILFIEKQLDVSLSEGYKWYVRKFGSGGIGGIDILGIDPYYEVSTCVRETERVRKSGLPKHYVVIQSLDESRVCLDTSKMKNGECPVVFWDGIEGSHDGFDDFLDFLIVSFESILEDIEYENEIN